The sequence GTGGAGACATAGCATTGGGGATGGAATGAAAACATATTTAGGGGGTAACCATGGAACGGACTTGATGATGGATTATACATGGAGATGGAGGAGCAGGGAAGGCTGAAGAGGACTCCTAGGTTTCCAGTCTGAGCAACTATTTGGAAGGTGGTGCCAGTCATTTCAGCGAGTGACCCCGAGGTCCCGAGGAATTCTGTAGGTTGTCAGGTAGAGGGTGGTCGGGTGGAGCTCATTTCAAGTTGCTGCTATGGATCCATGGTGACGTTCCTCCGCCCTGACTGTGGACTTTTTCCAAAAGCTGGGCTCGGTCACTCAAGGAAGGGAGAGCGAAAACCTCCAGAGGTGGGATTTGGCTCCACCAATGAGGAGCAAGTGAGTTTAGAACATGGGCGGGAATTTTTCAGTGATGGTGGACCGAGAAACCGATGCTGAatgcatatattaaaaaagagagagagagaaagctcggGGAGTCTTGCACATGGCGAATTGGGGGTGATCGCGGGGTACTGTCACTGCGGGTGTGACTGGCGGTGGTCTTCCTGGCGGCCCTGTGGGAACTGGGCACCAATGGAGAGGCGCTGTCGCAGCTGTAAGCACCGCAGCCCTTCGGATTGCGGGGGCTTCGCGGAGTGTAGGGGGGCGCTGATTTCCACCGTCGCCTGCGGTCTGCTGTGGCTGCGGGCCAAAGAAGATTCCTGGGGCTCCATCACCTGTGGAGCGCTGAGCCGGGGGGTGCTGGCGGTCCGCAGTGGCCCCTTGGACGTGGGGGGCTCAGCGATGATGGTGGGCGTCCTTCTGACCCCCATCCTTCTCATGCGCCACCCCACCCAGCAGTTCCACAATGCACCCTCATTCCTGGAGGACC is a genomic window of Ovis canadensis isolate MfBH-ARS-UI-01 breed Bighorn chromosome 5, ARS-UI_OviCan_v2, whole genome shotgun sequence containing:
- the LOC138441869 gene encoding uncharacterized protein, giving the protein MHILKKRERESSGSLAHGELGVIAGYCHCGCDWRWSSWRPCGNWAPMERRCRSCKHRSPSDCGGFAECRGALISTVACGLLWLRAKEDSWGSITCGALSRGVLAVRSGPLDVGGSAMMVGVLLTPILLMRHPTQQFHNAPSFLEDPSQLPPLRRVPRPQATPVTTSTTEDVTPYHRRRGRSSWVPSPMICLEGRAGSQLAHGTSRGEFYLHPGCPDGWVPFLSGHPNPYS